The following are encoded together in the Lactuca sativa cultivar Salinas chromosome 1, Lsat_Salinas_v11, whole genome shotgun sequence genome:
- the LOC111876245 gene encoding mediator of RNA polymerase II transcription subunit 18, with protein sequence MECVVQGIIETQHVEALEILLQGLCGVHRERLRIHELCLKSGPNLGSEASEVRLLCDLEQPEPTWTVRHVGGSMRGAGADQISVLVRTMVESKVSKNVLRLFYLLGYKLDHELLRVGFAFHFQRGAQIAVTVSSVNKMLKLHATDEAVPVTPGIQLVEVTAPASAENYSEVAASVSSFCEYLAPLLHLSKPGVSTGVVPTAAAAAASLMSYGGTTIM encoded by the exons ATGGAGTGCGTGGTTCAAGGAATCATAGAAACACAG CATGTTGAAGCCCTTGAGATTCTTCTTCAAGGCCTCTGTGGTGTTCACAGGGAACGCTTAAGGATTCATGAATTATGCCTTAAAAGTGGCCCCAATCTAG GTTCTGAAGCATCAGAGGTTCGACTTTTATGTGATCTTGAGCAGCCTGAGCCCACTtg gaCTGTTAGACATGTGGGGGGTTCAATGAGGGGTGCAGGTGCTGATCAAATATCAGTTCTTGTGAGGACAATGGTGGAAAGCAAAGTGAGCAAAAATGTGCTTCGATTGTTTTACTTATTGGGTTATAAATTAGATCATGAGCTGTTGAGAGTAGGATTTGCTTTCCATTTTCAAAGGGGTGCTCAAATAGCTGTTACAGTTTCATCTGTTAATAAGATGCTAAAATTACATGCCACTGATGAGGCTGTTCCTGTGACACCTGGCATTCAATTAGTGGAAGTCACTGCACCTGCTTCAGCTGAAAATTACAGTGAAGTTGCAGCTTCAGTCTCATCATTTTGTGAATATCTTGCTCC gttgCTGCATTTGTCAAAACCTGGTGTTTCAACAGGAGTTGTTCCAACAGCTGCAGCAGCAGCTGCATCTCTCATGTCATATGGTGGAACTACAATTATGTAG